The following coding sequences lie in one Phoenix dactylifera cultivar Barhee BC4 unplaced genomic scaffold, palm_55x_up_171113_PBpolish2nd_filt_p 000120F, whole genome shotgun sequence genomic window:
- the LOC103698859 gene encoding uncharacterized protein LOC103698859, protein MATAISRLEAQSLEKLPSQLEVNPRENASAIVLRSGKEVEIPTKATPASSKQEKKKNIIADKNISNDDDVPKHKFPPLSAYKPVSPFPQALAESRKDEQNKDLYETFHRCEKLKGCETVRVGENVSAVIQRKLPAKCKDPVEDVLVQVNDLVFPADFYVLDMENGDQTAPILLGRPFLKTSKTKIDVHSGTLTMEFDGEVFELDAKDGLEVAISKHLEKENEELVLSTDLQEIVAALNNFPKLQQSDNVSYIALPVSNEKPLPSVLQAPIPDLKPLPSHLKYVFLGDRGTLPVIISNKLSAPQEEKLVQILKEHQTAIGWTIADIKGISPTTCMHHILLEEEAKPSRQPQRRLNPPIMDVVKKEILKLLADGVIYPISDSNWVSPVQVVPKKTGIIVVKIQNDELVPTRIQNGWRVYIDYRN, encoded by the exons ATGGCAACCGCAATTAGTCGGCTAGAGGCACAAAGTTTGGAGAAATTACCCTCTCAACTAGAAGTAAATCCAAGAGAAAATGCAAGTGCAATCGTTTTGAGAAGTGGTAAAGAGGTTGAGATTCCAACAAAGGCAACCCCTGCATCGtcgaaacaagaaaagaagaaaaacattattgcaGACAAGAACATTTCCAATGACGATGATGTGCCTAAGCATAAGTTTCCGCCTCTTTCGGCTTATAAACCAGTATCTCCTTTTCCTCAAGCTTTAGCAGAATCTAGAAAAGATGAGCAAAATAAAGATTTATATGAGACTTTTCATAGATGTGAG AAACTTAAAGGATGTGAGACGGTGAGAGTTGGAGAGAACGTTTCTGCAGTTATTCAAAGAAAACTCCCTGCAAAGTGCAAAGATCCAG TTGAGGATGTTCTTGTGCAAGTTAATGATTTGGTTTTTCCTGCTGATTTCTATGTGCTTGATATGGAGAATGGTGATCAAACTGCTCCTATTTTGTTAGGAAGACCATTCTTAAAGACATCCAAGACTAAGATAGATGTTCATAGTGGCACACTTACCATGGAATTTGATGGT gaagtttttgaacttgatGCAAAAGATGGATTGGAAGTTGCCATTAGTAAGCATCTTGAGAAAGAGAATGAGGAGTTAGTCTTGAGTACTGATTTGCAGGAAATTGTTGCAGCATTGAATAATTTTCCAAAGTTACAGCAGTCAGATAACGTTTCTTATATTGCATTACCAGTTTCTAACGAAAAGCCTTTACCATCTGTTTTGCAGGCCCCTATTCCAGATTTGAAGCCTCTCCCCAGTCACCTCAAGTACGTGTTCCTTGGAGACAGAGGAACATTACCAGTGATCATCTCCAATAAACTTAGTGCACCGCAAGAAGAAAAGCTTGTGCAGATCCTTAAGGAGCATCAAACGGCTATTGGTTGGACAATTGCAGATATTAAAGGAATTAGCCCGACTACATGCATGCATCATATCTTACTTGAAGAGGAAGCAAAACCTTCCCGTCAACCGCAAAGAAGATTGAACCCACCCATAATGGATGTAGTGAAGAAGGAGATCCTCAAACTTCTTGCAGATGGAGTGATTTATCCTATTTCGGATAGCAATTGGGTTAGCCCAGTTCAAGTGGTTCCTAA